The following coding sequences lie in one Capsicum annuum cultivar UCD-10X-F1 chromosome 5, UCD10Xv1.1, whole genome shotgun sequence genomic window:
- the LOC124898881 gene encoding uncharacterized protein LOC124898881: MYEAFPHLRKSMDEPFPIPRILRWHTTKSDQIIEGDLFKYKGKVTENVYSYIIPTVREMKMNYMITFEPYTDEVKHSVLDGLKKELEGVTVLISNKDSDDDEDLGSNSVEVCIGDDDSSSTSKDAADTSSPEDLNKRVAALEEVVLVLLPILERKDQRKKNSMSDNTSEVTLFNN; this comes from the exons ATGTacgaggcctttcctcatcttagaaaatcaatggatgagccctttCCTATTCcccgcatcctcagatggcacactaCAAAGAGTGACCAGATAATTGAAGGCGACCTATTCAAGTACAAAGGAAAAGTTACTGAG aACGTGTACTCGTACATCATTCCTACTGTTCGTGAGATGAAGATGAATTACATGATTACCTTTGAGCCATATACGGACGAGGTGAAGCATAGCGTCCTTGATGGAttaaagaaagagttagaaggggtaACTGTCCTTATTTCAAATAAGGACAGTGATGATGACGAGGATTTGGGTAGTAACTCCGTTGAAGTATGCATTGGTGATGATGATAGTTCGAGTACCTCCAAAGATGCAGCGGATACCTCATCCCCCGAGGATCTTAATAAGCGTGTTGCTGCGCTCGAGgaagtggtgttggtattgttgcCTATATTAGAGAGAAAAGACCAAAGAAAAAAGAATAGTATGAGCGACAACACGAGCGAGGTAACTTTattcaataattga